In Triticum aestivum cultivar Chinese Spring chromosome 5B, IWGSC CS RefSeq v2.1, whole genome shotgun sequence, the following proteins share a genomic window:
- the LOC123117511 gene encoding uncharacterized protein isoform X1, whose product MVSSLVFIQGGVSAPHLAGRFVLAGLVASIPTWSSFLMEILVVACVTGPSYRIRHGRHAVVVCSRRCVLRRSACSVACDCSNVVSPYIEGLFSTSADAGSPWLLLNSLPTAADQTMAVSGGAGRSVALPRHSGGSNPSAVASWRWSTPPLSPLSSLLRRHAMHGCRLRRRGDGLDRPHLLSSPHALPRRRTGVPRLRLLPGQANTPASRSPRNCTQDHVGASEDLSSLDSNQ is encoded by the exons ATGGTCAGTTCGTTGGTGTTCATTCAAGGCGGCGTCTCCGCTCCGCATCTTGCCGGTCGCTTCGTTCTCGCCGGCCTT GTGGCCAGCATTCCGACTTGGAGCAGTTTCTTAATGGAGATCTTGGTTGTTGCATGTGTCACAGGGCCTTCCTATCGTATCCGTCATGGACGCCATGCTGTCGTGGTGTGCTCTCGCCGATGCGTGCTCCGCAGGAGTGCCTGCTCTGTTGCCTGCGACTGCAGCAACGTCGTCTCCCCCTACATTGAAGGCCTCTTCTCAACTTCCGCTGACGCCGGCTCGCCCTGGCTCCTCTTAAACAGCCTGCCCACGGCGGCCGACCAGACCATGGCGGTCTCCGGTGGCGCCGGCAGGAGCGTCGCCCTTCCCCGCCACTCTGGTGGCTCAAATCCGTCTGCGGTCGCCTCCTGGAGATGGAGCACGCCGCCGCTGTCACcactctcttctcttctacggCGTCACGCGATGCATGGTTGCCGGCTCCGGCGCCGCGGTGACGGCCTCGATCGACCGCACCTCCTTTCGTCTCCGCACGCACTTCCTCGCCGTCGCACGGGGGTGCCCAGGTTGCGACTACTGCCAGGACAGGCTAACACGCCGGCATCGCGCTCGCCGAGAAACTGCACGCAGGACCACGTCGGCGCCTCCGAAGACCTAAGTTCTCTTGATTCCAATCAGTGA
- the LOC123117511 gene encoding uncharacterized protein isoform X2: MEILVVACVTGPSYRIRHGRHAVVVCSRRCVLRRSACSVACDCSNVVSPYIEGLFSTSADAGSPWLLLNSLPTAADQTMAVSGGAGRSVALPRHSGGSNPSAVASWRWSTPPLSPLSSLLRRHAMHGCRLRRRGDGLDRPHLLSSPHALPRRRTGVPRLRLLPGQANTPASRSPRNCTQDHVGASEDLSSLDSNQ, encoded by the coding sequence ATGGAGATCTTGGTTGTTGCATGTGTCACAGGGCCTTCCTATCGTATCCGTCATGGACGCCATGCTGTCGTGGTGTGCTCTCGCCGATGCGTGCTCCGCAGGAGTGCCTGCTCTGTTGCCTGCGACTGCAGCAACGTCGTCTCCCCCTACATTGAAGGCCTCTTCTCAACTTCCGCTGACGCCGGCTCGCCCTGGCTCCTCTTAAACAGCCTGCCCACGGCGGCCGACCAGACCATGGCGGTCTCCGGTGGCGCCGGCAGGAGCGTCGCCCTTCCCCGCCACTCTGGTGGCTCAAATCCGTCTGCGGTCGCCTCCTGGAGATGGAGCACGCCGCCGCTGTCACcactctcttctcttctacggCGTCACGCGATGCATGGTTGCCGGCTCCGGCGCCGCGGTGACGGCCTCGATCGACCGCACCTCCTTTCGTCTCCGCACGCACTTCCTCGCCGTCGCACGGGGGTGCCCAGGTTGCGACTACTGCCAGGACAGGCTAACACGCCGGCATCGCGCTCGCCGAGAAACTGCACGCAGGACCACGTCGGCGCCTCCGAAGACCTAAGTTCTCTTGATTCCAATCAGTGA